A region from the Mesorhizobium sp. J8 genome encodes:
- a CDS encoding ABC transporter permease yields MDSFRSKIIPVTTILAGVVVLWYIFAVILNAPFQRDLDARGNETPGAVEFIGKTLSQPKPTLPAPHQVAVNFFENTFLRSVTSSRSLVYNTWVTLSSTLLGFAFGTALGIVIAVGIVHVATLDRSLMPWIIASQTIPILAVAPMIIVVLAAVGITGLIPKALISTYLSFFPVAVGMVKGLRSPELMHLDLMHTYNASASQTFWKLRVPASVPFLFTSMKVAVAASLVGAIVGELPTGAVAGIGAKLLAGAYYSQTIDIWSALVAGSVVAALLVMVVGIAGRLVDRAMGGRPA; encoded by the coding sequence ATGGACTCCTTCCGCTCCAAGATCATCCCCGTCACCACCATCCTCGCCGGCGTGGTGGTGCTTTGGTACATCTTTGCCGTCATCCTCAACGCGCCGTTCCAGCGCGATCTCGATGCCAGGGGCAACGAGACCCCCGGCGCGGTCGAGTTCATCGGCAAGACGCTGTCGCAGCCGAAGCCGACGCTGCCGGCGCCGCACCAGGTGGCGGTGAATTTCTTCGAAAACACTTTCCTGCGGTCCGTCACGTCGAGCCGCAGCCTTGTCTACAACACCTGGGTGACATTGTCCTCGACGCTGCTGGGTTTCGCCTTCGGCACGGCGCTCGGCATCGTCATCGCGGTGGGCATCGTGCATGTGGCGACGCTCGACCGCAGCCTGATGCCTTGGATCATCGCCTCGCAGACGATTCCCATCCTGGCGGTGGCGCCGATGATCATCGTGGTGCTGGCGGCGGTGGGCATCACCGGCCTGATCCCCAAGGCGCTGATCTCGACCTACCTGTCGTTCTTCCCCGTCGCCGTCGGCATGGTGAAGGGCCTGCGCTCGCCCGAGCTCATGCATCTCGATTTGATGCATACCTACAATGCCAGCGCTTCGCAGACCTTCTGGAAGCTGCGCGTGCCGGCCTCGGTGCCGTTCCTGTTCACCTCGATGAAGGTGGCGGTGGCGGCGAGCCTTGTCGGTGCCATCGTCGGCGAATTGCCGACGGGGGCCGTCGCCGGCATCGGCGCGAAGCTGCTCGCGGGCGCCTATTACAGCCAGACCATCGATATCTGGTCGGCGCTGGTCGCGGGTTCCGTCGTCGCCGCGCTGCTGGTGATGGTGGTCGGCATCGCCGGACGCCTGGTCGACCGCGCCATGGGCGGGAGGCCGGCATGA
- a CDS encoding ABC transporter ATP-binding protein, with amino-acid sequence MTEQQPAVVSASKLGLTFQTNDGPVQALSNVDLTIGKGEFVSFIGPSGCGKTTLLRVIADLEKATSGTIAVNGMTPEQAREKRAYGYVFQAAALFPWRTIERNVALPLEVIGLSQAEQAERIKRTLALVNLSGFEKKYPWQLSGGMQQRASIARALAFDADLLLMDEPFGALDEIVRDHLNEQLLDLWARTNKTICFVTHSIPEAVYLSTRIVVMSPRPGRVTDIIESTLPKERPLDIRETPEFLAIAARVRDGLRAGHSYDD; translated from the coding sequence ATGACCGAACAGCAGCCAGCCGTCGTTTCGGCAAGCAAGCTCGGCCTCACCTTCCAGACCAATGACGGTCCGGTGCAGGCGCTTTCCAATGTCGATCTGACCATCGGCAAGGGCGAGTTCGTTTCCTTCATAGGCCCGTCCGGCTGCGGCAAGACGACCTTGCTGCGCGTCATCGCGGACCTGGAGAAGGCGACATCCGGGACCATCGCGGTCAACGGGATGACGCCGGAGCAGGCGCGCGAGAAACGCGCCTATGGCTATGTCTTCCAGGCGGCGGCCTTGTTCCCGTGGCGCACCATCGAGCGCAACGTGGCGCTGCCGCTGGAGGTCATTGGCTTGAGCCAGGCCGAGCAGGCGGAGCGCATCAAGCGCACGCTGGCGCTGGTCAACCTCTCGGGCTTCGAGAAGAAATATCCCTGGCAGCTTTCCGGCGGCATGCAGCAGCGCGCCTCGATCGCGCGCGCTCTCGCCTTCGATGCGGACCTGCTTTTGATGGACGAACCGTTCGGCGCGCTGGACGAGATTGTCCGCGACCATCTGAACGAGCAGCTCCTCGACCTCTGGGCGCGGACCAACAAGACGATCTGCTTTGTTACCCACTCGATCCCGGAGGCGGTCTACTTGTCGACGCGCATCGTGGTGATGTCGCCGCGGCCGGGCCGCGTCACCGACATCATCGAATCGACGCTGCCGAAGGAGCGGCCGCTCGACATCCGCGAGACGCCGGAATTCCTGGCGATCGCCGCGCGCGTGCGCGATGGTCTCAGGGCTGGGCACAGCTATGATGATTGA
- a CDS encoding endonuclease domain-containing protein codes for MMIEADEFPPLPHGERVAAERPGEGTSTDSTKRKVGATARARELRIDETEAEYRLWGELRGRHLNGYKFVRQVPLGPFFAAFVCREKALIVEIDGSQHADSPTDAARTAWLNRHGYSVLRFWNHEVLAERRAVLDTILAVLDGRIHSPSPGLRFAPATLSPAGRGERRR; via the coding sequence ATGATGATTGAGGCGGACGAGTTTCCTCCTCTCCCCCACGGGGAGAGGGTGGCCGCGGAGCGGCCGGGTGAGGGGACGTCGACGGATTCGACCAAAAGAAAGGTCGGCGCAACGGCCCGAGCCCGGGAGCTTCGGATCGACGAGACCGAAGCGGAATACAGGCTTTGGGGCGAATTGAGAGGACGGCACCTCAATGGCTATAAGTTCGTGAGGCAAGTGCCGCTGGGCCCTTTCTTCGCAGCCTTTGTCTGTCGTGAAAAAGCGTTGATCGTCGAAATAGACGGCAGCCAGCACGCCGATTCTCCAACCGATGCGGCGAGAACCGCTTGGCTGAACCGCCACGGTTATTCTGTTCTTCGCTTCTGGAACCATGAGGTTCTGGCGGAGCGTCGGGCGGTGCTGGATACGATCCTGGCGGTGCTTGATGGGCGGATACACTCACCCTCACCCGGCCTTCGCTTCGCTCCGGCCACCCTCTCCCCGGCGGGGAGAGGGGAAAGGCGGCGCTAG
- a CDS encoding ABC transporter permease yields the protein MSAVKYSWQANLAFVLVFYPIVIFVFNIGVPGLAWPYGSSSGGLAIALVALPVWIAGRLPKLWEAALLFICAHGAAFLLLGSIRGHEGTAGPAYYLVLAGAWLLAWRCVAILSELRPNSRLMSTALRLIIPAIFGAWILILWEAVTRGAGIPFILLPPPSAIGARIANSLPILGSDVRQTILKAVLVGYVVGNLAGFVVAILADRVPFLRRGLLPIGNMVSALPIIGVAPIMVMWFGFDWPSKAAVVIIMTFFPMLVNTVAGLAASGHMERDLMRTYASGYWPTLLKLRLPAAMPFIFNALKINSTLALIGAIVAEFFGTPVVGMGFRISTEVGRMNIDMVWAEIAVAALAGSVFYGVVALIERAVTFWHPSVRGG from the coding sequence ATGAGCGCCGTCAAGTACAGTTGGCAGGCAAACCTGGCCTTCGTACTGGTTTTCTATCCGATTGTGATTTTCGTTTTCAACATAGGCGTACCGGGCCTCGCCTGGCCTTATGGCAGCTCTTCAGGAGGACTTGCGATCGCATTGGTTGCCCTTCCGGTTTGGATCGCAGGTCGCCTCCCTAAGCTGTGGGAGGCAGCGCTTCTTTTTATCTGCGCCCACGGCGCTGCGTTTCTGCTGCTGGGCAGCATTCGCGGTCACGAAGGTACGGCGGGGCCTGCTTACTACCTTGTGCTCGCTGGGGCATGGTTGCTCGCTTGGCGCTGTGTCGCGATTTTGTCGGAGCTGCGCCCAAATTCACGCCTGATGTCGACCGCCTTGCGCCTGATCATCCCGGCGATCTTCGGCGCCTGGATCCTCATCCTCTGGGAAGCGGTGACGCGCGGCGCGGGCATCCCCTTCATCCTTTTGCCGCCGCCAAGCGCCATCGGCGCGCGCATCGCCAATTCGCTGCCGATCCTGGGCTCGGATGTGCGGCAGACGATCCTCAAGGCGGTGCTCGTCGGCTATGTCGTCGGCAATCTCGCCGGTTTCGTCGTCGCCATCCTCGCCGACCGCGTGCCGTTCCTGCGGCGCGGCCTGCTGCCGATCGGCAACATGGTCTCGGCGCTGCCGATCATCGGCGTGGCGCCCATCATGGTCATGTGGTTCGGCTTCGACTGGCCGTCCAAGGCCGCGGTGGTCATCATCATGACCTTCTTCCCGATGCTGGTGAACACGGTCGCTGGGCTGGCCGCATCCGGCCATATGGAGCGCGACCTGATGCGCACCTATGCATCGGGCTATTGGCCGACGCTGCTCAAGCTCAGGCTGCCGGCGGCGATGCCGTTCATCTTCAACGCGCTGAAGATCAATTCGACGCTGGCGCTGATCGGCGCCATCGTCGCGGAGTTCTTCGGGACGCCTGTGGTCGGCATGGGATTCCGCATCTCGACGGAAGTCGGGCGGATGAACATCGACATGGTGTGGGCCGAAATCGCAGTTGCAGCACTTGCGGGTTCGGTCTTTTATGGCGTGGTCGCTCTCATCGAGAGAGCCGTCACGTTTTGGCATCCCTCTGTCCGAGGTGGATAG
- a CDS encoding ABC transporter substrate-binding protein, giving the protein MKRLLISALAGAMSLAAFQAIAADKVTLQLKWVTQAQFAGYYVAKAKGFYDAEGLDVDIKPGGPDIAPEQVIAGGGADVIVDWMGGALAARDKGVMLVNIAQPFKKAGMELVCPKNGPIKTEADFKGHTLGVWFFGNEYPFYAWMNKIGLKTDGGPDGVTVLKQSFDVQPLIQKQADCISVMTYNEYGQVLDAGYKPEDLVVFNYSAMGNDLLEDGLYTLEDKLKDPAFEDKMVRFVRASMKGWKYATENTDEAAEIVVDAGGQDENHQKFMMKEVAKLIDNADGKLIPAAYERTAKALLDQKIISKEASGAYTTAITDKAIK; this is encoded by the coding sequence ATGAAAAGACTGCTGATTTCTGCTTTGGCCGGCGCCATGTCGCTGGCCGCCTTCCAGGCCATAGCCGCCGACAAGGTGACATTGCAGCTGAAATGGGTCACGCAGGCCCAGTTCGCCGGCTACTATGTCGCCAAAGCCAAGGGCTTCTATGACGCCGAAGGCCTCGACGTCGACATCAAGCCGGGCGGCCCGGATATCGCGCCCGAGCAGGTGATCGCCGGCGGCGGCGCCGATGTCATCGTCGACTGGATGGGCGGCGCGCTCGCCGCACGCGACAAGGGCGTCATGCTCGTCAACATTGCCCAGCCGTTCAAGAAGGCCGGCATGGAACTGGTCTGCCCCAAGAACGGACCGATCAAGACCGAAGCCGACTTCAAAGGCCACACGCTCGGCGTCTGGTTCTTCGGCAACGAATATCCGTTCTACGCCTGGATGAACAAGATCGGCCTCAAGACCGATGGCGGCCCGGACGGCGTGACGGTGCTCAAGCAGAGCTTCGACGTGCAGCCGTTGATCCAGAAGCAGGCCGACTGCATCTCGGTGATGACTTATAACGAATACGGTCAGGTGCTGGACGCCGGCTATAAGCCGGAAGATTTGGTCGTGTTCAACTACTCGGCCATGGGCAACGACCTGTTGGAGGACGGGCTCTACACGCTCGAGGACAAGCTCAAGGATCCGGCCTTCGAGGACAAGATGGTGCGCTTCGTGCGCGCCTCGATGAAGGGCTGGAAATACGCAACCGAGAACACCGACGAGGCGGCAGAGATCGTCGTCGACGCCGGCGGCCAGGATGAGAACCACCAGAAGTTCATGATGAAGGAAGTGGCCAAGCTGATCGACAATGCCGACGGCAAGCTGATCCCGGCCGCCTATGAGCGCACCGCCAAGGCGCTGCTCGACCAGAAGATCATCAGCAAGGAGGCGAGCGGCGCCTACACGACCGCGATCACCGACAAGGCGATCAAGTAA
- a CDS encoding cupin domain-containing protein, whose amino-acid sequence MSPKPTCHLVRPESTYEGKQGLSYFAGIAAETVGSSGICMHLLTMPPGARAKAHMHESHETAIYVLSGEVHTWYGDRLEHHITVKAGDLFYIPAGVPHLPANLSGAPSSAVIARTDPNEQESVVLLPELDELVA is encoded by the coding sequence ATGTCGCCTAAACCCACCTGTCATCTCGTTCGCCCCGAAAGCACTTATGAAGGCAAGCAGGGGCTGAGCTATTTCGCCGGCATCGCCGCCGAGACCGTCGGCTCCTCCGGCATCTGCATGCATCTTCTCACCATGCCGCCCGGCGCCCGCGCCAAGGCGCATATGCACGAAAGCCACGAGACGGCCATCTACGTGCTTTCCGGCGAAGTCCACACCTGGTACGGCGACCGGCTCGAGCACCACATCACCGTCAAGGCCGGCGATCTGTTCTACATCCCGGCCGGAGTGCCGCATCTGCCGGCCAATCTGAGTGGCGCCCCGTCTTCCGCCGTCATCGCCCGCACCGACCCCAACGAGCAGGAAAGCGTCGTCCTGCTGCCGGAGTTGGATGAGCTCGTCGCCTGA